Proteins from a single region of Solanum stenotomum isolate F172 unplaced genomic scaffold, ASM1918654v1 scaffold651, whole genome shotgun sequence:
- the LOC125852886 gene encoding auxin-responsive protein SAUR21-like, whose product MGITMSPLIQGSRILRRFSNSGGVPKGHCAVYVGESQKKRFIVPISYLSQPLFQDLLTQAEEQFGFDHPMGGLTIPCKEDVFVDLTSHLRRS is encoded by the coding sequence ATGGGTATCACAATGAGTCCCCTTATTCAAGGTTCTAGAATCTTGAGGAGGTTTTCAAATTCCGGAGGTGTTCCAAAAGGTCATTGTGCAGTATATGTAGGAGAGAGTCAGAAGAAGCGATTCATCGTGCCAATATCATACTTGAGTCAGCCTTTATTTCAAGACTTGTTAACTCAAGCTGAAGAACAGTTTGGCTTCGATCATCCAATGGGTGGTCTCACAATACCTTGCAAAGAGGACGTGTTCGTTGATCTCACTTCCCACTTGAGGAGATCA